A window of Chengkuizengella sediminis contains these coding sequences:
- the glp gene encoding gephyrin-like molybdotransferase Glp, whose protein sequence is MNGNKDIPSKFKRNIVQVSEAQKLIFKHIQNVDIEKVPLIESFGRRLAQDFIAPIDLPHFRRSGMDGYAIRSIDTKDISSSNPIILEVIETIPSGKVPSQSISIKQAARIMTGAMLPDGADAVIMFEMTEEFIENDKKYIRVKREINKKQNVTNIGEEIESGTHLMNKGRKIGVGEIALLATYGYHSIEVYKKPTVAIIATGSELQDIQEPLELGKIKNSNSSMITSLVLEAGGNPVWIDKLPDDLNIAKNKILELIQTVDVVITTGGVSVGDYDIMFDFFQQWKAGEMLFNKVAMRPGSPTTVGVFQNHFLFALSGNPGACFIGFELFIRPVLKGMQGAKQLYPDTFTAYLEEDFTKVNAFQRFIRAKSRIDQGSVYVKPIGEDKSSIMVSIKDSNCLIIIPPSGQGLSKGDMVTVIRLKELE, encoded by the coding sequence GTTTCAGAAGCCCAGAAGCTTATATTTAAACATATTCAAAATGTTGATATTGAAAAGGTTCCTTTGATTGAATCGTTTGGGAGGCGATTGGCGCAAGATTTTATTGCCCCAATTGACCTCCCTCATTTTCGAAGATCAGGTATGGATGGTTATGCGATACGATCAATAGATACAAAGGATATCTCTTCCTCAAATCCAATCATATTAGAAGTTATAGAAACAATACCGTCTGGTAAAGTACCTTCACAATCTATTTCAATAAAACAAGCCGCGAGAATTATGACAGGTGCAATGTTACCAGACGGAGCAGATGCGGTCATTATGTTTGAAATGACCGAAGAATTTATTGAAAATGATAAAAAATACATTCGTGTTAAAAGAGAGATTAACAAAAAACAAAATGTAACAAATATTGGTGAAGAAATTGAATCAGGCACTCATTTAATGAACAAAGGAAGGAAAATTGGTGTTGGGGAAATAGCCCTGCTTGCTACGTATGGATATCACTCTATTGAAGTATATAAAAAACCTACAGTTGCTATCATTGCCACTGGATCAGAACTTCAAGATATTCAGGAACCTTTAGAACTAGGGAAAATTAAAAACAGTAATTCTAGCATGATTACTTCTCTTGTATTAGAAGCAGGGGGAAATCCAGTATGGATAGATAAATTGCCAGATGATTTAAATATTGCAAAAAATAAAATATTAGAGTTGATTCAAACCGTAGATGTTGTGATTACCACAGGGGGCGTTTCTGTTGGTGATTATGATATCATGTTTGATTTTTTCCAACAGTGGAAGGCTGGGGAGATGTTGTTCAATAAAGTAGCCATGCGCCCTGGTAGTCCCACAACAGTTGGTGTTTTTCAAAATCACTTTTTGTTTGCATTATCAGGCAATCCTGGTGCCTGTTTTATAGGTTTCGAATTGTTTATCCGTCCTGTTTTAAAAGGAATGCAGGGAGCAAAGCAGTTATATCCGGATACTTTCACAGCGTATCTTGAGGAGGATTTTACAAAAGTAAATGCATTCCAAAGATTTATAAGAGCAAAGAGTAGGATTGATCAGGGTTCTGTGTATGTCAAACCTATTGGTGAGGATAAATCAAGTATTATGGTTTCCATAAAAGATTCGAACTGTTTAATTATAATACCACCTAGTGGTCAAGGATTAAGTAAAGGAGATATGGTTACAGTGATCCGGTTAAAGGAATTGGAGTGA
- a CDS encoding DUF420 domain-containing protein: MSNHSPVKQRNFTPLIIVLSITLVAVIALLYFLPSYDAEVGFDITLLPMLNAIFNSFTFIFLLLALISIKKKNIKVHRNFIMLAFSTTFLFLISYVTYHSLSESTMYGGDGLLRYIYYFVLLTHILLSIVIIPLALISITRGFNMQIERHRKIARWTMPIWLYVSFTGVLVYLLISPYY; this comes from the coding sequence ATGTCAAACCATTCACCTGTGAAACAACGAAATTTCACACCGTTAATTATCGTTTTATCCATTACACTAGTAGCTGTTATCGCACTACTATACTTTCTACCTTCATATGATGCTGAGGTAGGATTTGATATCACCTTGTTGCCAATGCTTAATGCTATATTTAACAGCTTTACATTTATCTTTTTATTGTTGGCTTTAATTTCAATTAAGAAGAAAAATATTAAAGTGCACCGTAATTTTATTATGTTAGCTTTTTCAACTACATTTTTATTTTTGATTTCATATGTAACATACCATTCTTTAAGTGAATCTACAATGTATGGTGGAGACGGCTTATTACGTTATATTTATTATTTTGTATTATTAACACACATATTATTGTCCATCGTAATCATACCACTGGCACTCATTTCAATCACAAGGGGTTTCAATATGCAAATCGAACGTCATCGTAAAATCGCACGATGGACGATGCCGATTTGGTTATACGTAAGTTTTACAGGTGTACTCGTTTATTTATTGATATCACCTTATTACTAA
- the moaA gene encoding GTP 3',8-cyclase MoaA: MINKNYSSNNLDSYQRPLRDLRISVTDRCNFRCSYCMPAEIFGPDFEFLPKNKLLSFEELERLVKIFANIGVEKIRITGGEPLLRKQLPDLIHQISQVNGIKDIALTTNGSLLKKFTPHLKKANLDRVTVSIDSLNHERFQQMNGIGHDVEPILEAIDVAHEAGFPIKINMVVKKGINEQDILPMAKYFKNKGHTLRFIEFMDVGNSNGWKLDEVVPSKQILDIIHKEMPLEPVEANYFGEVAKRYKYKGSNTEIGFISSVTQAFCSSCTRARLSAEGFLYTCLFANKSHDLRTPLRDGATDKEIEQIILNIWNKRDDRYSEDRLKETKELNRKKVEMSHIGG; this comes from the coding sequence ATGATAAATAAAAACTATAGTTCAAATAATTTGGATTCATATCAAAGACCTTTACGCGATTTAAGAATTTCGGTCACTGATCGATGTAATTTCCGATGCTCCTATTGTATGCCTGCGGAGATTTTTGGACCTGATTTTGAATTTTTACCTAAAAACAAGCTTTTATCTTTCGAAGAATTGGAAAGATTAGTTAAAATATTTGCAAATATCGGCGTTGAAAAGATACGAATTACTGGAGGCGAGCCCCTCTTAAGAAAACAGTTGCCTGATTTGATCCATCAAATTTCACAAGTTAATGGAATTAAGGATATTGCATTAACTACAAATGGCTCACTATTAAAAAAATTCACTCCGCATTTAAAAAAAGCAAATTTAGATCGCGTCACAGTTAGTATAGATAGTTTAAATCATGAACGCTTTCAACAGATGAATGGAATAGGACATGATGTAGAACCTATTTTAGAAGCTATAGACGTGGCTCATGAGGCGGGTTTTCCAATAAAAATCAATATGGTTGTAAAAAAGGGAATAAATGAGCAAGATATTTTACCGATGGCTAAATATTTTAAAAATAAAGGGCACACGTTAAGATTTATTGAATTTATGGATGTAGGAAATAGCAATGGATGGAAATTAGATGAAGTTGTTCCAAGTAAACAAATTTTAGATATAATCCATAAAGAAATGCCATTAGAACCTGTAGAAGCGAATTATTTTGGAGAAGTAGCCAAAAGATATAAATATAAAGGATCTAATACGGAGATTGGATTTATTTCCTCTGTAACCCAAGCATTTTGCTCTTCATGTACTAGAGCAAGATTATCTGCTGAAGGGTTTTTATACACTTGTTTATTTGCAAATAAAAGTCACGATTTGCGAACACCTTTAAGAGACGGAGCTACCGATAAAGAAATAGAACAAATCATTCTAAATATTTGGAACAAACGAGATGATCGCTATTCTGAAGATAGACTAAAAGAAACTAAGGAATTAAATAGAAAAAAAGTTGAAATGTCTCATATTGGTGGATAG
- the fdhD gene encoding formate dehydrogenase accessory sulfurtransferase FdhD, with protein MDVQDDKVMQKRQILKFDLKKMDEQVKEVSDDIAVEFALTIKVNGEEFATMICTPTHLKELVIGFLASEGLIRFKEDIEDINIDINTGFAFIELKNKSIKASEFNEKRFVGSCCGKSRQFYFQNDVKTAKTINSKMSITVPQCLNLMSLLEGQSKHFKKTGGVHQGALCNSTDIVIFQSDIGRHNVLDKIYGQWLFKKMTLQDKCIVFSGRISSEVLLKVAKIGVGLIISKSAPTNLALDLADDLGITVIGFVRGSKLNVYTHPERIIT; from the coding sequence ATGGATGTTCAAGATGATAAAGTGATGCAAAAAAGGCAGATATTAAAATTTGACCTAAAAAAAATGGATGAACAAGTAAAAGAAGTTTCAGATGATATTGCTGTAGAATTTGCGCTCACGATTAAAGTAAATGGGGAAGAGTTTGCAACGATGATTTGTACACCAACGCATTTAAAAGAGTTAGTGATCGGTTTTTTGGCTAGTGAAGGATTGATTCGGTTTAAAGAGGATATAGAGGATATAAACATCGATATAAATACGGGATTTGCATTCATTGAATTAAAAAATAAATCTATAAAAGCAAGTGAGTTTAATGAAAAACGTTTTGTTGGTTCCTGTTGTGGTAAAAGTAGACAATTTTATTTTCAAAATGATGTAAAAACAGCAAAAACAATAAATAGTAAAATGTCTATCACAGTTCCGCAATGTTTGAACTTAATGTCATTGTTAGAAGGTCAATCTAAACACTTTAAAAAAACAGGTGGGGTCCATCAAGGAGCACTTTGCAATAGTACTGATATCGTTATATTCCAATCAGATATAGGCAGACATAATGTTCTAGATAAAATATATGGTCAGTGGTTATTTAAAAAAATGACGCTTCAAGATAAGTGCATCGTGTTTAGTGGTCGTATCTCTTCAGAAGTTCTTTTAAAAGTTGCAAAAATTGGTGTGGGATTGATCATTTCAAAATCAGCTCCAACAAATTTAGCACTTGATTTAGCTGATGATTTAGGAATTACAGTGATTGGATTTGTAAGAGGAAGTAAATTAAATGTGTATACACACCCAGAACGGATTATCACCTGA
- a CDS encoding Na/Pi cotransporter family protein — protein sequence MDWQDLIFKFVGGLGIFLFGLKYMSEGLQKTAGDKLRSLLSKYTTNPLLGVLVGVVVTILIQSSSGTTVLAVGLVNAGLMTLRQSIGVIMGANIGTTMTAFIIAGVKIQNYALPIIAVGVFLIFFLKKKLYNYIGQVIFGFGMLFYGLKTMGSGVKPLKDLEVFKDFIINLDNPILGVVVGTLFTVVVQSSSATIGILQTIASEDLINISQALPVLFGDNIGTTITAIIASIGASVAAKRAAAAHVIFNIIGATLFLIFLYPVTNIIIWLGDYTGASVSMQIAYGHGFFNITNTLIQIPFVGLLAYLVTKLVPGEMKELEFEAKYLDERLLSNPSVGLGQAQHEIIRMGELARESLQEASEYFFNKNDKARNMVEQTEELINELDKKTTEYLVKIQQNELSEKESGKASVLMQSINDIERIGDHSENIMELADLSILKKAEFSDEACSELKKMINLTDKTIQQSIESLENDDKELAEQVLENEAELDIMEKQFRKAHIKRLNQNLCSGTSGAVFLDILSNLERMGDHSKNIAQYVIYGE from the coding sequence ATGGACTGGCAGGATTTGATTTTTAAATTTGTAGGTGGATTAGGGATCTTTTTATTTGGTTTGAAGTACATGTCAGAAGGCTTACAGAAAACTGCTGGCGACAAATTAAGAAGTTTGTTATCTAAATACACTACGAATCCGTTATTAGGTGTTTTAGTTGGGGTAGTAGTTACGATATTAATACAATCTTCTTCAGGTACAACGGTATTAGCTGTTGGATTAGTCAATGCTGGGTTAATGACATTAAGACAATCCATTGGTGTTATTATGGGAGCTAACATAGGGACTACAATGACAGCTTTTATCATCGCAGGAGTTAAAATTCAAAACTATGCACTTCCGATAATAGCAGTCGGGGTATTTCTTATCTTCTTTCTAAAGAAAAAATTGTACAATTACATAGGACAAGTCATTTTTGGATTTGGAATGTTATTTTACGGACTGAAAACGATGGGAAGTGGAGTTAAACCACTAAAAGACCTTGAAGTGTTTAAAGATTTTATTATTAATTTGGACAATCCGATTTTAGGTGTAGTTGTTGGAACATTATTTACGGTGGTCGTACAAAGTTCAAGTGCAACGATAGGTATATTACAAACCATTGCTTCAGAGGACTTGATCAATATAAGCCAAGCTTTACCTGTATTATTTGGAGATAATATCGGAACAACAATTACTGCAATTATTGCATCTATTGGTGCCTCAGTAGCGGCTAAACGAGCTGCTGCAGCACACGTAATTTTTAATATAATAGGTGCAACTTTATTTCTAATTTTTCTATATCCAGTAACCAATATAATCATATGGTTAGGGGATTACACTGGAGCGAGTGTTAGTATGCAAATCGCTTACGGACATGGTTTCTTTAACATTACTAACACATTAATACAAATACCGTTCGTAGGATTGTTAGCATATCTTGTTACAAAACTTGTTCCAGGTGAAATGAAGGAATTAGAGTTTGAAGCCAAATACTTAGACGAACGTTTATTATCTAATCCATCTGTTGGATTAGGACAAGCTCAGCATGAAATTATTCGTATGGGTGAATTGGCACGAGAAAGTTTACAGGAAGCTTCGGAATACTTTTTTAATAAAAATGACAAAGCCAGAAATATGGTTGAACAAACGGAAGAGTTAATTAATGAACTTGATAAAAAAACAACAGAATATTTAGTCAAAATTCAACAGAATGAACTTAGTGAAAAAGAATCAGGAAAAGCATCAGTTCTAATGCAGTCAATCAATGATATTGAAAGAATAGGTGATCATTCAGAGAACATTATGGAACTGGCTGATTTATCCATTTTAAAGAAAGCTGAGTTTTCAGATGAAGCATGTTCTGAATTGAAAAAAATGATTAACCTTACAGACAAAACAATTCAGCAATCCATCGAAAGTTTAGAGAATGATGATAAGGAGTTAGCTGAGCAAGTATTAGAAAATGAAGCTGAATTAGATATAATGGAAAAACAATTCCGTAAAGCACATATTAAACGTTTAAATCAAAATTTATGTAGTGGGACCTCAGGTGCAGTATTTTTGGATATCTTGAGTAATTTAGAAAGAATGGGAGATCATTCGAAAAATATTGCTCAATACGTTATTTATGGTGAGTAA
- the mobB gene encoding molybdopterin-guanine dinucleotide biosynthesis protein B gives MKEPKVIQIVGYKNTGKTTLVCRLIEKLQIDGFMVGAIKHDAHEFELDMEGRDTWMYQKAGADSIAITSDKGNETCIIHKKYTPLNKLIMQMKDKDLIIVEGFKLEKYQKIVMIKSEDEIELLSSLENVIAAVTWIPVKFNDLPVFSIDDINSILSLIYSQK, from the coding sequence ATGAAAGAACCAAAAGTCATTCAAATTGTTGGATACAAAAATACTGGGAAAACGACTTTAGTATGCAGATTAATTGAAAAGTTACAAATAGATGGGTTCATGGTTGGAGCGATTAAACATGATGCACATGAGTTTGAGCTGGATATGGAAGGAAGAGATACTTGGATGTATCAGAAGGCTGGTGCAGATAGTATCGCAATTACATCTGATAAAGGAAACGAAACCTGTATTATACACAAAAAATATACACCATTAAATAAGCTAATCATGCAAATGAAGGACAAAGACTTGATCATTGTGGAAGGTTTTAAACTTGAAAAATATCAGAAAATTGTTATGATCAAATCTGAAGACGAAATCGAACTTCTCTCTAGTTTGGAAAATGTCATTGCTGCTGTAACATGGATTCCTGTTAAATTTAATGATCTTCCAGTGTTTTCAATAGATGATATCAATTCAATTTTGTCTTTGATTTATTCACAAAAGTAA
- a CDS encoding FdhF/YdeP family oxidoreductase has protein sequence MGNTKHSGPIKISKKLNPKHWVSKVPFGFGKVKPHHIKDTLKVVWENRDQLPYAGRILTQGVCDGCALGVSGLKDQTLTGPHVCTTRLNVLRLNTMPAIKSDVLHKDISDLQKLSSAELRQLGRIPYPLIRNAGENKFQRITWDQALDFITKKMKLIDPKQIAFYLTSRGITNEVYYTAAKAARLIGTNHIDNASRICHSPSKTALTRSLGIGASSCSYKDWIGTDVLIFWGSVAANNQPVSTKYMYAAKQKGTRIIVINPYHEPAMDQYWIPSIAESALFGTKITDDFYQVNIGGDIAFMNGIIKHWLEMEAKTPGTAINHDFVEKHVQGYENLKNHVQREKWDEIVSSSGISHQRIIQLAEVLANAKSAVFVWSMGLTQHRFGSDNISQIANLALLQGFIGREFCGVMPIRGHSGVQGAGEMGADPFSLPGGGFDSIHKRRIEEIWGFELPDWQGDIVGVSLEKTLLSEENEQKLKLYYMSGGNFLETMPDPTFVRECLENVEVRVHQDIILNSSTLVDSKEAVIVLPAQTRYEQFGGGTSTSTERMVYYSPEIKGPRIEEARAEWEIYVDLVKRMKPEFNHLINFQNTQSIREEIAKANRNYDGIQHLSKKGDFFQWGGAWLCEDGFFPTENRKGTLLPIHLPEMRKTEGHFYITTRRGKQFNSMIYGSNDPFNSAGRNGVLIHLDDAQELYISENDAVVVYNQYGLFHGRAKFVNIRRGNVEVYWPEGNVLIPKGVYEKHAGIPEYNTKVIIEKAESFHAQKDVKYIEKRIEDLEMDVS, from the coding sequence ATGGGGAATACAAAACATTCAGGTCCAATCAAAATTTCAAAGAAATTAAATCCCAAACATTGGGTAAGTAAAGTTCCATTTGGATTTGGCAAGGTCAAACCTCATCATATAAAGGACACTTTAAAAGTGGTTTGGGAAAATAGAGACCAGTTACCCTATGCAGGAAGAATATTAACTCAAGGTGTTTGTGATGGCTGTGCTTTAGGTGTAAGCGGATTAAAAGATCAAACATTAACAGGTCCACATGTATGCACGACCCGTTTAAATGTTTTAAGATTAAACACGATGCCTGCTATAAAATCAGACGTGTTACACAAAGATATCTCAGATTTGCAGAAATTAAGCAGTGCGGAGCTGAGGCAATTAGGTAGGATTCCATATCCATTAATTCGAAATGCAGGAGAAAACAAATTTCAGCGAATTACGTGGGATCAAGCACTCGATTTCATCACAAAAAAAATGAAATTAATTGACCCTAAACAAATCGCATTTTATTTAACTTCTCGTGGTATCACAAATGAAGTTTATTATACAGCTGCGAAAGCTGCTCGTTTAATTGGTACAAATCATATAGACAATGCTTCTCGTATTTGTCATTCCCCTTCAAAAACGGCATTAACTCGTTCACTTGGCATAGGGGCATCTAGTTGTAGTTATAAAGATTGGATAGGGACAGATGTGTTAATTTTTTGGGGATCTGTTGCAGCGAATAATCAACCTGTTTCAACGAAGTATATGTATGCTGCTAAACAAAAAGGGACCAGAATTATTGTCATTAATCCATATCATGAACCTGCAATGGACCAATATTGGATACCTTCGATAGCAGAATCTGCATTATTCGGAACAAAAATCACAGATGATTTTTATCAAGTGAATATTGGTGGTGATATTGCCTTTATGAATGGAATTATTAAACATTGGTTAGAAATGGAGGCTAAAACTCCAGGAACAGCCATTAACCATGATTTTGTGGAAAAACATGTGCAAGGATATGAAAACTTAAAGAACCATGTTCAACGAGAAAAATGGGATGAAATTGTGTCTTCTTCAGGAATTTCACATCAACGAATCATACAACTAGCAGAAGTATTAGCAAATGCTAAATCTGCTGTGTTTGTTTGGTCCATGGGATTAACTCAGCATCGTTTTGGATCAGATAATATATCTCAAATTGCAAATTTAGCGTTATTGCAAGGATTTATAGGAAGAGAGTTTTGTGGAGTAATGCCAATAAGAGGTCATTCAGGGGTGCAAGGTGCAGGTGAAATGGGGGCAGATCCATTCAGCTTACCTGGTGGTGGATTTGATTCAATCCATAAAAGACGTATTGAGGAAATATGGGGGTTTGAACTACCTGATTGGCAAGGAGATATCGTGGGGGTATCTTTAGAAAAGACCCTTCTTTCTGAAGAAAATGAACAAAAATTAAAGTTATATTATATGTCTGGTGGAAATTTCCTTGAAACGATGCCAGATCCGACATTTGTTAGAGAATGTTTAGAAAATGTTGAGGTTCGTGTACATCAAGATATTATATTGAATTCTTCAACATTAGTTGATAGTAAGGAAGCGGTTATCGTACTACCTGCCCAAACTAGATATGAACAATTTGGTGGTGGTACTTCGACCTCAACAGAAAGAATGGTATATTATTCACCAGAAATTAAAGGCCCTAGAATTGAAGAAGCCAGAGCAGAGTGGGAAATTTACGTTGATTTGGTTAAACGAATGAAACCAGAATTTAATCATCTTATTAACTTCCAAAACACACAATCAATCAGGGAAGAAATAGCAAAAGCAAACCGGAATTATGATGGAATTCAGCATTTATCCAAAAAGGGTGATTTTTTTCAATGGGGTGGAGCTTGGTTATGTGAAGATGGTTTTTTTCCAACTGAAAACAGAAAGGGAACCCTATTACCTATCCATTTACCAGAAATGAGAAAAACAGAAGGTCACTTTTATATTACGACTAGAAGAGGCAAACAGTTTAATTCAATGATTTATGGTTCAAATGATCCTTTTAATTCAGCTGGTAGAAATGGTGTTCTTATACATCTGGACGATGCTCAAGAACTATACATTTCAGAAAATGATGCAGTTGTTGTTTACAATCAATATGGGTTATTCCACGGTCGAGCTAAATTTGTGAATATTAGAAGAGGAAATGTTGAAGTTTATTGGCCAGAAGGAAATGTTTTAATACCAAAAGGGGTATATGAAAAGCATGCTGGTATACCTGAATACAATACAAAGGTAATAATAGAAAAGGCAGAATCTTTTCATGCACAAAAAGATGTGAAATACATTGAAAAAAGAATTGAAGATTTAGAAATGGATGTAAGCTGA
- the trhA gene encoding PAQR family membrane homeostasis protein TrhA — translation MEYSHKEEIVNAITHGIGALLSIAALVLLIVFSSLYGSPWHIVSFTIFGTSLVLLYVFSTLLHSFKEGVTKNVFEVLDHSAIYLLIAGSYTPFVLVTLRGPLGWTLFGIIWGLAVIGIVFKVFFVKRFIIMSTIFYVLMGWMIMIGIKPLYENMMLNGFIWLVLGGILYTAGTIFYVWRKFPYHHAVWHLFVLAGSVSHFFAVLYLLPDLL, via the coding sequence ATGGAATATTCGCATAAAGAAGAAATAGTTAATGCCATCACACACGGCATTGGAGCTTTACTGAGTATTGCAGCGCTTGTTTTATTGATCGTGTTTTCAAGTCTATATGGATCTCCATGGCATATTGTTAGTTTTACAATATTTGGAACTTCATTAGTTTTACTTTATGTATTTTCCACCTTATTACATAGTTTTAAAGAAGGTGTTACAAAAAATGTATTTGAAGTGTTAGACCATTCAGCTATTTATTTGTTAATTGCTGGATCATACACACCATTTGTATTAGTAACACTTAGAGGACCATTAGGATGGACATTATTTGGTATCATATGGGGATTGGCAGTTATTGGAATTGTCTTTAAAGTGTTTTTTGTAAAAAGATTCATTATAATGTCTACAATTTTTTATGTTTTAATGGGCTGGATGATTATGATAGGTATTAAACCTTTGTATGAGAATATGATGTTAAATGGTTTTATTTGGTTAGTGCTCGGGGGAATATTATATACCGCTGGAACTATTTTTTACGTTTGGAGAAAATTCCCTTACCATCATGCAGTTTGGCATCTATTTGTACTTGCAGGAAGTGTGTCCCACTTCTTCGCTGTTTTATATTTACTACCTGATTTATTATAA
- a CDS encoding gamma-glutamylcyclotransferase, translated as MKNKQDTQYRSYYFAYGSCMNRSSFQGTVHEFEVLGRAELMDYRVAFTRESDKWGKGGIADILFTPDHIMEGILYWIPNHLIPNLDRRERAGAEFSNPMYKRINVSVLFNSDPIEAFTYEVINKEDSEIAPSEKYKNAIIGGTDLLSSKYANNLKEHMIQLMK; from the coding sequence GTGAAGAATAAACAAGATACTCAATATAGATCTTACTATTTTGCTTATGGTTCATGTATGAATCGAAGCTCATTTCAAGGAACTGTTCATGAGTTTGAGGTATTAGGTAGAGCTGAATTAATGGATTATAGAGTTGCATTTACTAGGGAATCAGACAAATGGGGTAAAGGAGGAATCGCTGATATCCTTTTTACTCCCGACCATATCATGGAAGGTATTCTTTATTGGATTCCAAATCATCTTATACCTAATCTTGATCGTAGAGAACGAGCTGGAGCAGAGTTTTCAAATCCTATGTACAAAAGAATCAATGTGAGTGTGTTGTTTAATAGTGATCCTATAGAAGCATTTACTTATGAAGTGATTAATAAAGAGGATTCTGAAATTGCACCGAGTGAAAAATATAAAAATGCAATCATAGGTGGAACGGATTTGTTAAGCAGTAAGTATGCGAATAACTTGAAAGAACATATGATTCAATTAATGAAATAA
- the mobA gene encoding molybdenum cofactor guanylyltransferase has translation MNMHKRVTLILAGGQSRRMGTSKTFLPRRDQLMIEHLVFISQKVSEHTIIISHKNDVLKLNKLFIQNKNISVLQDEQQFKGFGPLAGIYSGMKHIKAEWYFVLANDMPNINISFLKGLQQCTLTHSESDIIIPIDNGRMHPLAGVYRNQKNEIYEYLKEGNKKMTTFIDSRSTYKILEQEWGEWTNQGNIFFNMNTPADLTAWEKNMDR, from the coding sequence ATGAATATGCATAAACGGGTTACATTGATATTAGCAGGGGGACAAAGTAGAAGAATGGGAACTTCAAAAACATTTCTCCCTCGTAGAGATCAATTGATGATTGAGCACTTAGTATTTATTTCACAAAAGGTTTCAGAGCACACGATCATTATAAGCCATAAAAATGATGTGCTAAAATTGAATAAATTATTCATACAGAATAAAAATATTTCAGTTTTACAGGATGAACAACAATTTAAAGGTTTTGGACCTTTGGCTGGTATATACTCCGGTATGAAACATATCAAAGCAGAGTGGTATTTTGTTTTAGCTAATGATATGCCAAATATAAATATTTCTTTTTTAAAGGGATTACAGCAATGTACATTGACTCATTCCGAGTCTGACATCATTATTCCGATAGATAATGGACGTATGCACCCTTTAGCTGGTGTATATCGAAATCAAAAAAATGAAATATATGAGTATTTAAAAGAAGGTAATAAAAAAATGACGACCTTCATTGATTCTCGTTCAACATACAAGATATTAGAACAGGAATGGGGAGAATGGACGAATCAAGGAAACATATTTTTTAATATGAATACACCTGCAGATTTAACAGCTTGGGAAAAAAATATGGATAGATGA
- the moaD gene encoding molybdopterin converting factor subunit 1, producing MIKILLFAGLADAAGVREIEIDLIKPSMTVESVKKLLKKQYSSTAFIDELDKSFASINQEYVDQNTAVSDHDEVAFIPPVSGG from the coding sequence ATGATAAAAATACTATTATTTGCTGGTTTAGCTGATGCGGCTGGTGTTCGTGAAATTGAAATAGATCTTATTAAACCGAGTATGACAGTTGAAAGTGTCAAAAAATTGTTGAAAAAACAATATTCTTCAACAGCATTTATAGATGAATTAGATAAAAGCTTTGCTTCGATTAATCAGGAATATGTAGATCAAAATACTGCTGTTTCAGATCATGATGAAGTTGCTTTTATTCCACCTGTAAGTGGAGGGTGA